One segment of Mycolicibacterium sp. YH-1 DNA contains the following:
- a CDS encoding sensor histidine kinase produces MAIEVAIALAVALVLMAVAAVMVVRTRRVVSTPTERAIHAALHTASLAAHALRQGLDTESAQTAAPFLRDLTGTEGLALFDGDGEVLAREQSQESIWHPDIVETAAATARESVDEQRRVLRSVRTTSVVAQPLLTESGDILGVLVVVTAGTPGPGMLGAIGEVARYAASQLELADLDTSRARLDRAEVLALRAQISPHFIYNALNTIASFVRTDPDRARELILEFADFTRYSFRAAGQYTTLSDELRNIDRYLTLERARFGEALKVRLQVAPEMLNVVVPFLALQPLVENAVRHGLAERGGGSVEIIALDEGTDCVVTVEDDGVGMDPDALRSGPADALADSDAQSAGHSAHVGLTNVDHRLRAAFGNDYGLVVETAVGAGTKVIMRVPKFRSGVRAGGGAVK; encoded by the coding sequence ATGGCGATCGAGGTTGCGATAGCGCTGGCAGTGGCGCTGGTATTGATGGCGGTTGCCGCCGTCATGGTGGTTCGCACCCGCCGAGTGGTGTCCACCCCTACCGAACGCGCTATCCACGCCGCGCTGCACACCGCCTCACTGGCCGCGCACGCGCTGCGCCAGGGCCTCGACACCGAGTCGGCACAGACGGCCGCACCATTCCTGCGCGACCTGACCGGTACCGAGGGGCTGGCGTTATTCGACGGCGACGGTGAGGTGCTGGCGCGGGAACAGAGCCAGGAGTCGATCTGGCACCCCGACATCGTCGAGACCGCTGCCGCAACCGCGAGGGAATCGGTCGACGAGCAGCGTCGGGTACTGCGCAGCGTCCGCACCACGTCGGTGGTGGCCCAGCCACTGCTCACCGAGAGCGGCGACATCCTCGGCGTCTTGGTGGTGGTGACCGCCGGGACCCCGGGCCCCGGCATGCTCGGCGCCATCGGCGAGGTGGCGCGCTACGCCGCGAGCCAGCTCGAACTCGCCGACCTAGACACGTCCCGCGCGCGCCTCGACCGCGCCGAGGTACTCGCCCTGCGCGCCCAGATCAGCCCGCACTTCATCTACAACGCGCTCAACACGATCGCCTCGTTCGTGCGCACCGACCCCGACCGGGCACGCGAGCTGATCCTCGAGTTCGCCGACTTCACCCGCTACTCGTTCCGGGCGGCGGGGCAGTACACGACGCTGTCCGATGAACTGCGCAATATCGACCGCTATCTGACCCTGGAGCGGGCCCGTTTCGGCGAGGCGCTAAAGGTGCGGCTCCAGGTGGCACCGGAGATGCTCAACGTGGTGGTCCCGTTCCTGGCGCTACAACCGTTGGTGGAGAACGCCGTTCGACATGGGCTGGCCGAGCGCGGCGGCGGCTCCGTCGAGATCATCGCCCTCGACGAGGGCACCGACTGCGTCGTCACCGTCGAGGATGACGGCGTCGGCATGGACCCCGATGCGCTGCGGTCAGGACCCGCCGACGCGCTGGCGGACAGTGACGCTCAGTCGGCCGGGCACTCGGCACACGTCGGGTTGACCAATGTCGACCATCGCCTGCGCGCGGCGTTCGGCAACGATTACGGTCTGGTGGTCGAAACGGCGGTGGGCGCGG
- a CDS encoding DUF732 domain-containing protein, giving the protein MTRVLAPLFAAIVAAIALAGAAQAIPDQGTPAFDEYMQGLQANGYNLNPDTAWRVSHQACIGGLPGYINLELAAQGVIGPGAQQRVMDVARKYACPVQ; this is encoded by the coding sequence ATGACACGGGTGCTTGCACCTCTTTTCGCGGCGATTGTTGCCGCCATTGCGTTGGCCGGCGCGGCTCAGGCAATTCCCGACCAGGGCACACCGGCATTCGACGAGTACATGCAAGGCCTACAAGCCAATGGCTACAACCTGAATCCCGACACTGCATGGCGCGTCTCTCACCAGGCGTGTATCGGCGGCCTACCGGGGTACATCAATTTGGAACTGGCTGCTCAGGGGGTCATCGGCCCCGGAGCACAGCAGAGGGTGATGGACGTGGCCAGAAAGTACGCCTGCCCCGTTCAGTAG
- a CDS encoding HhH-GPD-type base excision DNA repair protein produces MPTLQLVQDPEADALLEANPFALLVGMLLDQQIPMEVAFAGPKKIADRMGGVDAREIAEYDPESFLKLFSERPAVHRFPGSMGKRVQDLARAVVDEYDGNAAAIWTAGDPDGAEVLRRMKALPGFGEQKAKIFVALLGKQYGVTPQGWREAAGDYGKADVHMSVADVVDAGSLDKVRSYKKAAKAAAKAKA; encoded by the coding sequence ATGCCCACCTTGCAACTGGTCCAGGATCCGGAAGCCGACGCGCTGCTGGAGGCGAATCCGTTCGCATTACTGGTCGGGATGCTGCTCGATCAGCAGATCCCCATGGAGGTGGCGTTCGCCGGTCCCAAGAAGATCGCCGACCGGATGGGCGGCGTCGACGCCCGCGAGATCGCCGAGTACGACCCCGAGAGCTTCCTCAAGTTGTTCTCCGAGCGCCCTGCCGTGCATCGCTTTCCAGGATCGATGGGCAAGCGGGTGCAGGATCTGGCACGGGCTGTGGTCGACGAGTATGACGGCAACGCCGCTGCGATCTGGACGGCCGGCGACCCCGACGGCGCCGAGGTGCTGCGTCGTATGAAGGCGCTGCCCGGCTTCGGCGAGCAGAAGGCGAAGATCTTCGTCGCTCTGCTCGGAAAGCAGTACGGCGTCACGCCGCAGGGTTGGCGCGAGGCCGCAGGCGACTATGGCAAGGCCGACGTCCACATGTCGGTCGCCGATGTGGTCGACGCCGGTTCGCTGGACAAGGTGCGGTCGTACAAGAAGGCCGCCAAGGCGGCAGCGAAGGCGAAGGCCTGA
- a CDS encoding nitroreductase family protein: protein MDLYAAMRTTGAVRQFTGEPLPDDVLERILDNARFAPSGGNRQGIRVIAVRDMTTREALAELSAPGAQRYTAQIANGESPWNPLHPCGVPEETIAATEVPRGMVTPLLNAEVVLAICLDLGVAAALDQDLDRIGVISGASVYPFVWNVLLAARNEGFGGVLTTMAVAREPGVKALLGIPDQYAVAALVPLGKPAKQAKKLTRKPVADIVTRERFDGAPL, encoded by the coding sequence ATGGATTTGTACGCCGCGATGCGCACGACCGGAGCCGTCCGCCAGTTCACCGGCGAGCCACTGCCCGACGACGTCCTGGAACGAATCCTCGACAACGCCCGGTTCGCCCCGAGCGGCGGCAATCGGCAGGGTATTCGCGTCATCGCGGTGCGCGACATGACCACACGCGAGGCGCTGGCCGAACTGTCGGCGCCCGGCGCCCAGCGCTACACCGCCCAGATCGCCAACGGCGAATCGCCGTGGAACCCGTTGCATCCCTGCGGTGTCCCCGAGGAGACCATCGCAGCCACCGAGGTCCCGCGCGGCATGGTGACGCCACTGCTCAACGCCGAGGTCGTGCTTGCCATATGCCTCGACCTCGGTGTCGCGGCCGCACTCGACCAGGATCTCGACCGCATCGGTGTGATCAGCGGCGCGTCGGTCTACCCGTTCGTGTGGAACGTCCTGCTCGCCGCGCGCAACGAGGGCTTCGGCGGTGTGCTCACCACGATGGCGGTGGCCCGCGAACCAGGCGTTAAGGCCCTGCTCGGCATCCCCGACCAGTACGCCGTCGCCGCGTTGGTGCCGCTGGGCAAGCCGGCCAAGCAGGCCAAAAAGCTCACCCGCAAGCCCGTCGCCGACATCGTCACGCGGGAACGCTTCGACGGCGCCCCGCTCTAG
- a CDS encoding DUF1059 domain-containing protein, with the protein MAKTHLNCPCGEAITGSDEDDLVEKAQTHLSESHPGREYDREMILFMAF; encoded by the coding sequence ATGGCGAAGACACATCTGAACTGCCCCTGTGGCGAGGCGATCACCGGGTCCGACGAGGACGATCTAGTCGAGAAGGCTCAGACACATCTGTCGGAGTCGCATCCCGGCCGTGAGTACGACCGGGAGATGATCCTGTTCATGGCGTTCTGA
- a CDS encoding mannosyltransferase gives MTLAPWLLALSVAARLAWTYLVPAGANFVDLHVYVEGAATIGTGRPLYDFVYADQTPDFPLPFTYPPFAAVVFEPLHLVPFGVLAFIWQISVIVALYGVVWLSLRLIDRADHRLAMLWTAVGIWTEPLRSTFDYGQVNVILVLAVLGAVYSSRWWLSGLLVGLAAGVKLTPAVSGLYFVGARRWGAALFSAVVFFGTVGVSLLVLGGQASYYFTDLLGDADRVGPIGTSFNQSWRGGISRILGHDAEYGPAVVVGVVVTAVLAVLAWRAIGGAQDRLGAILIVQLFGLLLSPISWTHHWVWLLPLILWLLYGALRDQPGARWLGWGWLVLILVGVPWLLSFAQPSIWEISRPWYLAWAGLIYIVATLVTLTWIAVTGRRSR, from the coding sequence ATGACGCTGGCGCCGTGGCTGCTCGCGCTGAGCGTCGCCGCCCGCCTCGCCTGGACCTACCTGGTGCCAGCCGGCGCCAACTTCGTCGACCTGCACGTCTATGTCGAGGGCGCGGCGACCATCGGCACGGGCCGGCCGCTGTACGACTTCGTCTACGCCGACCAGACCCCTGACTTCCCGCTGCCCTTCACCTATCCGCCGTTCGCCGCCGTGGTGTTCGAACCACTGCACCTGGTGCCCTTCGGCGTGTTGGCCTTCATCTGGCAGATCAGCGTGATCGTCGCGCTCTACGGCGTCGTGTGGCTGAGCCTGCGGCTGATCGACCGCGCCGATCACCGGTTGGCGATGCTGTGGACGGCCGTCGGGATCTGGACCGAGCCGCTGCGCAGCACGTTCGACTACGGCCAGGTCAACGTCATCCTGGTGTTGGCCGTGCTGGGCGCGGTCTACAGCAGTCGGTGGTGGCTGTCGGGGCTACTGGTGGGTCTGGCGGCCGGCGTCAAGCTCACGCCCGCGGTGTCGGGGCTGTACTTCGTCGGGGCTCGACGCTGGGGCGCCGCCCTGTTCTCGGCCGTTGTCTTCTTCGGCACGGTCGGTGTGTCCCTACTGGTCCTGGGTGGCCAGGCAAGCTACTACTTCACCGACCTGCTCGGCGACGCCGACCGCGTCGGCCCGATAGGCACGTCGTTCAACCAGTCGTGGCGCGGGGGAATCTCCCGCATCCTGGGGCATGACGCTGAGTATGGCCCGGCAGTGGTGGTTGGCGTCGTGGTCACGGCCGTGCTCGCGGTCCTCGCCTGGCGGGCCATCGGCGGAGCCCAGGACCGGCTGGGCGCAATCCTGATCGTGCAACTGTTCGGCCTGCTGCTCTCGCCCATCTCATGGACGCACCACTGGGTGTGGTTGCTCCCGCTCATCCTCTGGCTGCTGTACGGAGCGTTGCGGGACCAGCCGGGCGCACGCTGGCTCGGTTGGGGATGGCTGGTCCTGATTCTGGTCGGCGTGCCCTGGCTGCTGAGCTTCGCGCAGCCGAGCATCTGGGAGATCAGCAGGCCCTGGTACCTCGCGTGGGCGGGCCTGATCTACATCGTCGCCACGCTAGTGACTCTGACGTGGATCGCGGTTACTGGTCGACGATCCCGTTGA
- a CDS encoding 4a-hydroxytetrahydrobiopterin dehydratase — MAVLTDEQVDAALADLHGWERADGVLRRSVKFPAFLDGIDAVRRVGAHAESKDHHPDIDIRWRTVTFMLVTHSEGGITEKDIAMAGDINGIVDQ; from the coding sequence ATGGCTGTACTAACGGACGAACAGGTCGACGCCGCACTGGCCGATCTGCATGGATGGGAGCGCGCCGACGGGGTCCTGCGCCGGTCGGTCAAGTTCCCGGCATTTCTCGACGGTATCGACGCGGTGCGCCGCGTGGGTGCGCACGCGGAGAGCAAGGATCACCATCCCGATATCGACATTCGTTGGCGGACGGTGACTTTCATGCTCGTCACTCATTCCGAGGGCGGTATCACCGAAAAGGACATCGCGATGGCGGGCGATATCAACGGGATCGTCGACCAGTAA
- a CDS encoding (deoxy)nucleoside triphosphate pyrophosphohydrolase → MPNQETTNTESTQVVVAGALIADGALLIAQRERPPELAGLWELPGGKVASGETEQAALVRELREELGVEVSVGARIGADVPLNGGMTLRAYVVTQISGTVAPHDHRALRWVTADELADVDWVPADTAWLPELAATIAGWDSAVRRA, encoded by the coding sequence GTGCCAAACCAGGAAACGACAAACACCGAATCGACACAGGTCGTCGTCGCGGGTGCTCTCATCGCCGACGGCGCGCTGCTGATCGCCCAACGTGAGCGGCCCCCCGAGCTGGCGGGCCTGTGGGAGCTGCCCGGCGGAAAGGTCGCATCGGGGGAGACCGAGCAGGCGGCGCTGGTGCGCGAACTGCGCGAGGAACTCGGTGTCGAGGTGAGCGTTGGCGCGCGCATCGGTGCCGACGTCCCGCTTAACGGCGGGATGACGCTTCGGGCGTATGTGGTCACCCAGATCAGTGGCACCGTCGCGCCGCACGACCATCGCGCCCTGCGATGGGTGACGGCCGACGAGCTGGCCGACGTGGACTGGGTGCCCGCCGACACCGCATGGTTGCCGGAACTCGCCGCGACGATCGCGGGATGGGATTCAGCCGTCCGTCGTGCATGA
- a CDS encoding HNH endonuclease signature motif containing protein, translating to MSSAAAPLVAEARPVERVEVLFEELSELCGQRNVIDSRVVEIVAELDRDDLCGSTGARTIPALVAWKTGTSLKNAHTIAAVAHRLDQFPRCAEGMREGRLSLDQVGVIAEGAADGSDEHYAQLAAVATVSQLRTAVKLEPRPDPHPKPEPQRTITKTPGPDDEYTTWRIRLPRVDAAKFDTALQSHRDGLIAAWKHDHEADNQAGDQVPPFPDGVDAFMGLVEAGWDAEVTRRPHGQHTTVVVHVDVETPVAALHLGPLLTDDERRYLTCDATCEVWFQRHGRVIGSGGATRTVNRRLRRALEHRDRTCVIPGCGATRGLHAHHIVHWHDGGLTELSNLVLVCPYHHRLHHRRGITITGPAHRLVITDSEGQTLHAASLARPPTTTPPDVPSYPGPTGERADWWWYTPFQPQPPPTTN from the coding sequence ATGTCCTCAGCCGCAGCCCCTTTGGTCGCTGAGGCGCGTCCGGTTGAGCGTGTTGAGGTGTTGTTCGAGGAGTTGTCGGAGCTGTGCGGTCAGCGCAATGTGATCGACAGCCGTGTGGTGGAGATTGTGGCCGAGTTGGACCGCGACGACTTGTGCGGCTCCACCGGCGCACGGACCATCCCGGCACTGGTGGCGTGGAAGACCGGTACCTCACTGAAGAACGCTCACACCATCGCCGCCGTCGCACACCGCCTCGACCAGTTCCCCCGCTGCGCCGAGGGCATGCGTGAGGGACGACTGTCGCTGGATCAGGTCGGGGTCATCGCCGAGGGTGCAGCCGACGGCTCCGATGAGCACTACGCCCAACTGGCCGCGGTGGCCACCGTCAGCCAACTACGCACCGCGGTCAAACTCGAACCCCGACCCGACCCCCACCCGAAGCCTGAACCGCAGCGGACGATCACCAAGACTCCCGGTCCCGATGATGAGTACACGACGTGGCGGATCCGGTTGCCGCGCGTGGACGCCGCGAAGTTCGACACCGCCCTACAGTCCCATCGCGACGGGCTGATCGCGGCCTGGAAGCACGACCACGAAGCCGACAACCAGGCTGGGGATCAGGTGCCGCCGTTTCCCGACGGTGTGGACGCGTTCATGGGATTGGTCGAGGCCGGCTGGGACGCCGAGGTCACCCGCCGCCCGCACGGGCAGCACACCACCGTGGTCGTGCACGTCGACGTCGAGACACCCGTGGCCGCACTGCATCTGGGTCCGCTACTGACCGATGACGAGCGCCGCTATCTGACCTGCGATGCGACCTGCGAGGTGTGGTTCCAACGCCACGGCCGCGTCATCGGGTCAGGCGGGGCCACCCGCACGGTCAACCGGCGGCTGCGCCGCGCACTCGAGCACCGCGACCGGACGTGTGTGATACCCGGCTGCGGGGCCACCCGCGGTCTGCACGCCCATCACATCGTGCACTGGCACGACGGCGGGCTCACCGAACTGTCCAACCTCGTACTGGTCTGCCCCTATCACCACCGCCTGCATCACCGGCGCGGTATCACCATCACCGGACCCGCACACCGGCTCGTGATCACCGACAGTGAGGGACAAACCCTGCACGCGGCATCGCTGGCCCGCCCACCAACCACGACCCCGCCCGACGTGCCGTCATACCCCGGGCCGACCGGCGAACGCGCCGACTGGTGGTGGTACACACCCTTCCAACCACAACCCCCACCAACAACGAACTAA
- the typA gene encoding translational GTPase TypA, with the protein MNDVDFRNVAIVAHVDHGKTTLVDAMLRQSGALSHRGDDAIERLMDSGDLEKEKGITILAKNTAVHRQHPDGSMTVINVIDTPGHADFGGEVERGLSMVDGVLLLVDASEGPLPQTRFVLRKALAAHLPVILVVNKTDRPDARIAEVVSESHDLLLDVASDLDAEAQTAAEEALGLPVLYASGRAGIASTVEPANGENPEGENLDALFDVLMEHIPPPQGDPEAPLQALVTNLDASAFLGRLALVRIYKGKLRKGQQVAWMREVDGHPVITNAKITELLATVGVERNPTDEAIAGDIVAVAGMPEIMIGDTLADPDHAHALPRITVDEPAISVTIGTNTSPLAGKVSGHKLTARMVKSRLDSELVGNVSIKVVDIDRPDAWEVQGRGELALAILVEQMRREGFELTVGKPQVVTRTIDGKLHEPFEAMTIDCPEEFVGAVTQLMAARKGRMEDMANHAAGWVRMDFIVPSRGLIGFRTDFLTLTRGTGIANAVFDGYRPWAGEIRARHTGSLVSDRTGSVTPFAMTQLSDRGQFFVEPGDDTYEGQVVGINPRAEDLDVNVTREKKLTNMRSSTADVFETLARPMELSLEQAMEFCAEDECVEVTPEIVRVRKVELVASLRARAKARAKTRG; encoded by the coding sequence ATGAACGACGTGGATTTTCGTAACGTAGCCATCGTCGCCCATGTTGATCATGGCAAGACGACCCTCGTCGATGCGATGCTGCGTCAGTCCGGCGCTCTCTCCCATCGCGGTGATGACGCCATCGAACGGCTCATGGACTCTGGTGACCTGGAGAAGGAAAAGGGCATCACCATCCTGGCCAAGAACACCGCGGTGCACCGGCAGCACCCCGACGGCTCGATGACGGTGATCAACGTCATCGACACTCCGGGGCACGCGGACTTCGGCGGTGAGGTCGAACGCGGCCTGTCCATGGTCGACGGCGTCCTGCTGCTGGTCGACGCCTCCGAGGGCCCGCTGCCGCAGACCCGGTTCGTGCTGCGTAAGGCTCTGGCCGCGCACCTGCCGGTGATCCTGGTGGTCAACAAGACCGACCGGCCCGACGCGCGCATCGCCGAGGTCGTCTCGGAGAGCCACGACCTGCTGCTCGACGTCGCGTCGGATCTGGATGCGGAAGCGCAGACGGCTGCCGAGGAGGCTCTCGGGCTTCCGGTGCTGTATGCATCCGGTCGCGCTGGCATCGCCAGCACCGTCGAGCCCGCCAACGGGGAGAACCCCGAGGGCGAGAATCTCGACGCGCTGTTCGACGTCCTCATGGAGCACATCCCGCCGCCGCAGGGCGACCCCGAGGCTCCGCTTCAGGCGCTGGTCACCAACCTCGACGCCTCGGCGTTCCTCGGCCGTCTGGCACTGGTCCGCATCTACAAGGGCAAGCTGCGCAAGGGCCAGCAGGTCGCGTGGATGCGCGAGGTGGACGGTCATCCCGTCATCACCAACGCCAAGATCACCGAACTGCTTGCCACGGTCGGTGTAGAGCGCAATCCCACCGACGAGGCCATCGCCGGTGACATCGTCGCCGTCGCGGGCATGCCCGAGATCATGATCGGCGACACGCTGGCCGACCCGGACCACGCGCACGCGTTGCCCCGCATCACCGTCGACGAGCCCGCGATCTCGGTGACCATCGGCACCAACACCTCGCCGCTGGCCGGGAAGGTGTCCGGGCACAAACTGACGGCGCGCATGGTCAAGTCCCGGTTGGACAGCGAACTGGTCGGCAACGTGTCGATCAAGGTTGTCGACATCGACCGCCCCGACGCCTGGGAGGTGCAGGGCCGTGGTGAGCTGGCGCTGGCCATTCTGGTCGAGCAGATGCGCCGCGAGGGCTTCGAGCTGACCGTCGGCAAGCCGCAGGTGGTTACCCGCACGATCGACGGCAAGCTGCACGAGCCGTTCGAGGCGATGACCATCGACTGTCCCGAGGAGTTCGTCGGCGCCGTCACCCAGCTGATGGCCGCCCGCAAGGGCCGCATGGAGGATATGGCCAACCACGCGGCGGGCTGGGTCCGGATGGACTTCATCGTGCCCAGCCGCGGGCTCATCGGCTTCCGCACCGACTTCCTGACGCTGACGCGCGGCACCGGCATCGCCAACGCGGTGTTCGACGGCTACCGGCCGTGGGCTGGCGAGATCCGCGCACGCCACACCGGCTCGCTGGTCTCCGACCGCACCGGTTCGGTGACACCGTTCGCGATGACCCAGCTGTCAGATCGTGGTCAGTTCTTCGTCGAGCCCGGCGATGACACCTACGAGGGCCAGGTCGTCGGAATCAACCCGCGCGCCGAGGACCTCGATGTCAACGTGACCCGCGAGAAGAAGCTCACCAACATGCGGTCCTCGACCGCCGACGTCTTCGAGACGCTCGCGAGGCCGATGGAGCTGAGCCTCGAACAGGCCATGGAGTTCTGCGCCGAGGATGAGTGCGTTGAGGTCACGCCGGAGATCGTGCGCGTGCGCAAGGTCGAGCTGGTCGCCAGCCTGCGGGCCAGGGCCAAGGCTCGCGCCAAGACTCGCGGCTGA
- a CDS encoding ABC transporter family substrate-binding protein translates to MCVADATGRGAQRPADTLNTVPEPVRVIAAISALVTLVAACTVSPPPAPQSTDTTESTPPPPMKATQIIMAIDSIGAGFNPHLMSDQSPVNAAISSLVLPSSFRPIADPATPTGSRWELDTSLLESAEVTSEVPFTVTYKIRPEASWTDNAPIAADDYWYLWRQMVGEPGVVDPAGYDLITGVQSVEGGKTAVVTFSQPYPAWRELFNDILPAHIVKDIPGGFAAGLARVMPVTGGQFRVESIDPQRDEILLARNDRYWSVPAKPDLILFRRGGAPAALADSIRNRDTQVAQVHGGQAAFAQLSAIPDVRTARIVTPRVLQLTLRAQQPMLADPQVRKAVLGLIDVDLLAAVGAGSDNTVTLAQAQVRSPSDPGYTPTAPPAMTKEAALTLLAESGYQVQLADPAPPSTPGNPLPNDDRGRITKDGQPLTLALGVAANDPTSVAVANTAADQLRSVGIAASVVALDPPVLYGEALAENRVDAIVGWHQAGGDLATALASRYGCPALEATAVATAPPVPPGDPTPTTTTTTASPVPTPTPGATSTVTSPAPAPESDQLIQAPSNLTGICDRSIQPKIDAALDGTENIADVLKAVEPRLWNMWTVMPILQDTTIVAAGPSVQNVSLSGAVPVGIVGDAGKWIKVPQ, encoded by the coding sequence ATGTGCGTTGCCGATGCCACTGGGCGAGGGGCTCAGAGGCCTGCCGATACCCTGAACACCGTGCCGGAACCCGTACGCGTCATTGCCGCGATATCCGCGCTGGTGACGTTGGTGGCGGCGTGCACCGTCAGCCCGCCCCCGGCGCCCCAGAGCACCGACACCACCGAGAGCACTCCGCCGCCGCCGATGAAGGCGACGCAGATCATCATGGCCATCGACTCGATCGGCGCCGGGTTCAATCCACACCTGATGTCGGATCAGTCGCCGGTGAACGCGGCGATCTCCTCGCTGGTTCTGCCGAGTTCGTTCCGGCCCATCGCCGATCCGGCGACGCCGACCGGGTCGCGGTGGGAGCTGGACACCTCGCTGCTGGAGTCGGCGGAGGTGACGAGCGAGGTCCCCTTCACCGTCACGTACAAGATTCGGCCAGAGGCGTCGTGGACCGATAACGCACCGATCGCCGCCGACGACTACTGGTACCTCTGGCGCCAGATGGTCGGCGAGCCCGGTGTCGTCGACCCCGCGGGTTATGACCTGATCACCGGAGTTCAGTCGGTCGAGGGCGGCAAGACCGCGGTGGTCACGTTCTCCCAGCCGTATCCGGCGTGGCGAGAACTGTTCAACGACATCCTTCCCGCGCACATCGTCAAGGACATTCCGGGCGGGTTCGCCGCGGGACTGGCGCGTGTGATGCCGGTGACCGGCGGCCAGTTCCGTGTGGAGAGCATCGATCCGCAGCGCGACGAAATACTGTTGGCGCGCAACGACCGCTACTGGTCGGTGCCCGCCAAGCCCGATCTGATTCTGTTCCGGCGCGGGGGAGCGCCTGCCGCGCTGGCTGATTCGATCCGCAACCGCGACACCCAGGTGGCTCAGGTGCATGGCGGCCAGGCAGCGTTCGCCCAGCTGTCCGCGATTCCCGACGTGAGGACTGCGCGCATCGTCACGCCGCGGGTTTTGCAGCTGACGCTGCGCGCGCAGCAGCCGATGCTGGCCGACCCGCAGGTGCGCAAGGCGGTCCTCGGGCTTATCGATGTGGATCTGCTGGCCGCCGTCGGTGCGGGCAGCGACAACACCGTGACGCTGGCCCAGGCGCAGGTGCGCTCGCCGTCCGACCCGGGTTACACCCCGACGGCCCCGCCCGCGATGACCAAGGAGGCGGCGCTGACTCTGCTCGCCGAGTCCGGCTATCAGGTTCAGCTCGCCGATCCAGCGCCGCCGTCCACTCCGGGTAACCCGCTACCCAACGACGACCGCGGCCGGATCACCAAGGACGGTCAACCACTCACGCTGGCGCTGGGCGTCGCCGCCAACGACCCGACGTCGGTGGCCGTCGCCAACACCGCCGCCGACCAGCTGCGCAGCGTCGGCATCGCCGCGTCGGTGGTCGCGCTTGATCCGCCAGTTCTCTACGGCGAAGCGCTCGCCGAGAACCGCGTCGATGCGATCGTCGGCTGGCACCAGGCCGGTGGCGATCTGGCCACCGCGCTGGCATCGCGCTACGGCTGCCCCGCGTTGGAGGCCACCGCCGTCGCGACGGCTCCACCGGTTCCGCCGGGGGATCCGACGCCCACAACGACCACCACGACCGCGTCGCCCGTGCCTACTCCGACACCGGGCGCGACGAGCACCGTCACCAGCCCCGCCCCGGCGCCCGAGTCCGACCAGCTGATTCAGGCGCCCAGTAACCTGACCGGAATCTGCGACCGCAGCATTCAGCCGAAGATCGACGCCGCACTCGACGGCACCGAGAACATCGCCGACGTGCTCAAGGCCGTTGAACCCCGGCTGTGGAACATGTGGACCGTGATGCCGATCCTGCAGGACACCACGATCGTCGCGGCGGGCCCCAGCGTGCAGAACGTGAGCCTGTCGGGTGCGGTCCCGGTCGGCATCGTCGGCGACGCGGGAAAGTGGATCAAGGTTCCGCAGTAG